TGGCAGCGGCCGCTCTCGTGCTTCACTTCGTGGGCCTTGAGCTCGCTGGGGTAGGCGAAGCCGCGGCCGCAGAAGTGGCAGCTGTACGGCTTGACCTCGGAGTGCAGCAGCATGTGGCGCTTGAGGTGGCTGGTCTGCGTGAAGGCCTTCTGGCACACCTGGCACTTGTGGGGCCGGGTGCCCTGGTGCGTCAGCAGGTGCGCTGCAGGTGGCTGGGCTGCTTGAAGAGCTTGCTGCAGTGCGGGCACGAGTGCGGCTTGATGCCGTTGTGCCCCAGGAGTGCGTCACCAGTTGTACTTGGACGTGTAGGACTTCTCGCACATGCGGCACTGCCAGCGCTTCTGGCGGTCACCCGCCTCCACCAGATAGGAGTCGTCGATCTGCACGTTGATGTCCAGCCGGTCCAGCTGGGCCTTCTTGTGGCGCTCCACCGTCGAGCCCGCCGAGTCGGCCTCGAACTCGCCCGCCTCCTGCCACACGAAGCCCTGCTCCGGCTTCACGGGCTCCGGGGATTCCATGGTGGGGGCCTCGGGGTCGCTCAGGGGGGCCAGGTGGGCGGCTCGAAGCCACACTCCACGGGCAGGGCCTCCGGCCCCGGCAGCGCCATGCCGGCTTCGGAGAAGCCGTCCCGGGCCGGGTCTGGGAAGTGGGGGTCGTAGGGGGCCGCGTCCAGCTCCGGCCTCGGGGCTCGGGGCAGGTGCCGCAGCGTCCGGGGCTTGCGGCTGAAGGCGCTGAGGTCGATCATCTTGACGGCGCTGCTCTGCACCAGGGGCTCGCAGCCGCCACTGGCCGCCTCGGCAGGGGCCTCCCCTGGGCCTGCATCCTTGTCGTCACCAGGCACAGACACCTCGTAgacctcctgctcctcctcctcctccaccttctcgaACTTGACCTTGGGCACCAGCCGCACAGGCGGCCGGTCTTCCGCCGGGTGTGCTTCTCGAAGGCCgcctccacctcccacctcctcttCCGCCTCTCCTCCAGGGCCCGCCGTTGCAGGCCAGCTGGTAGATGTCGGGGCCCGGGGGCCCGGGCTCCCCAATGGCCGTCCCGGACAGCTCAGGCCCAGGTCCGGGTAGAAGGCTTCGGCGCTTATGGTGGCTCCAAAGAGCTCATTTCCGAGACCAGGCCAGCACGGCGGCCTGAGCCAAGGACAGCACCACCACGGCATCCGTCTGTGTCCCTGAGTCCATGAAGCCCTCCATCCCGTGGCGGCTGGCTAGGAGGGCATCGCTGCGGGAAGAGAAGGGAACGTTAATGCCGCCCGCACAACACGCAGACACGCATTCGGCGAGCGCTTGGCCGATCCGGGGTGTGTCTGTCCCTGACGtctttctcctcctgccctgGGAACAGGACACACTTGTAATGACCGGGAGCAATGACACCCTCCGCATATCTGACCATCTCTCCATCTCCCTGTGGGATCCGGGTAAGCCCTGCCCCTTGTTGGCCTCGGTCTTCCCACCTGCCACAGGAGGGTCGAATTGCCTCGGCGGTTCTTAAAGTAGGTTCCCCACAATGTCTTTCCAAGAGCAGCTCAAAAATCGGCTTCCAAATCGCAGAAAGTAAAGttctattttaaagttatttatcttgggagagagcaagagaaggggaggggcagagagagagagagagaatcccaagcaggcgagGGCCTGGATCCCCTACGgtggatatcatgacctgagggtTATCAAGATTCTGACgcttaaactgagccacccaggggccccccctCTATTTTACAAATCAATTTTGGAAAACCCATCTCCCTACATGTAATATACACCTCATTCCAACACATTCTGTAGCTCCGCTGGCTTTGTTGCCAAGGCAATTAATTTCGCACAGACCCTCAGACTGTACGGTGAGGTGTTAAACAGCTGTCACCATTGTAATGGCTTGACCATACGAGTGAGGTGCtttggttaaaaataaagaaagaaagaaaaaataaataaggagccGAGGTCGATCTGTCTTTCAAGCCTGATGCTCTAAGACTGTCTGTCACAACAGGTTACTGTTCTGGATTAGCGAAGTATAATACATTCAGATATCCAAATGTATGCCAATTAAAAATAcagctcttggggtgcctgggtggctccgtcggttaagcgttggacttggGGTTGAATCTCGcggttcaggggtttgagccccaaatggggttctgtgctgacagcccagagcctggagccagtttcagatgctgtgtctccctccctctctgctccccccactcgccctctgtctcaaaaataaatagacattaaaaaaaaaatttttttttaaatacagctttTATCTGATTTGTACAACTGGAACCTCATGTGAGATCTGATTTGAAGGAAGGGCCTCGTGATGGCTAACATGTTTGAGAGAAGGTCTGAGGAGCCAGCTCCCAGGTTCCCAGGCACGCTCTCTCTGACCTACCAGGTTCTTTCACAGAAGCCAAGGCACCACCTGCTCGGTCCAGACCCCGGGTGCACTGGCCTTCCTAGGGGCGGAGTAGCCGGCCTTGCCCAGGGTTCTCGCACCCGCACCCGTGCTGAGCACCCAGCCCCTCCCGCGGGCCTCCCAGGCTTTCCTCAAATTCCACCTGTTCCCGGGACTTCCCGGCCCTCCCCGCCCACCCTGGCGCCCTCTCCGGGCCTCCCCGGGACCAGGATGTGTGCCCCGGATGTGGGAGGGCACGGTTAGAACGCCCACCCGCTCAGCGCCTGCTCCAGGCGAAGGGGAAAGACGTTCCTGGGGTGGCTCCCGCCTGCCTTGCCTGGTCTGGTCTCAGGGTCACGGTCAGGCGCATGGCGCGCGGGCTGCGGCCTTTCCTCAGGAAGCCGGCTCCGAGCCtggtgtctccctccccccacaggcCGGTGCAGCTTCCCCTTCCTGAAGCgggctaaaaataaaataccccagACAGGAATTTAGCTTCCTTGAAACAGACACTACAGATTAAACTATTAATCTTCAAGGAAGGCTCTCGTGGAAGGGGTCAGATgaacagaacctgacacggggttcaGGGTCCACCTGGAACAGGCTGGA
This region of Lynx canadensis isolate LIC74 chromosome B3, mLynCan4.pri.v2, whole genome shotgun sequence genomic DNA includes:
- the ZNF710 gene encoding LOW QUALITY PROTEIN: zinc finger protein 710 (The sequence of the model RefSeq protein was modified relative to this genomic sequence to represent the inferred CDS: inserted 8 bases in 7 codons; deleted 1 base in 1 codon) — protein: MERWSDMRRVSLLPVITSVSCSQGRRRKTSGTDTPRIGQALAECVSACCAGGINVPFSSRSDALLASRHGMEGFMDSGTQTDAVVVLSLAQAAVLAGLGNELFGATISAEAFYPDXGPELSGTAIGEPGPPGPDIYQLACNGXALEERRKRRWEVEAAFEKHTRRKXRPPVRLVPKVKFEKVEEEEEQEVYEVSVPGDDKDAGPGEAPAEAASGGCEPLVQSSAVKMIDLSAFSRKPRTLRHLPRAPRPELDAAPYDPHFPDPARDGFSEAGMALPGPEALPVECGFEPXHLAPLSDPEAPTMESPEPVKPEQGFVWQEAGEFEADSAGSTVERHKKAQLDRLDINVQIDDSYLVEAGDRQKRWQCRMCEKSYTSKYNWXDALLGHNGIKPHSCPHCSKLFKQPSHLQXHLLTHQGTRPHKCQVCQKAFTQTSHLKRHMLLHSEVKPYSCHFCGRGFAYPSELKAHEVKHESGRCHVCVECGLDFSTLTQLKRHLASHQGPTLYQCLECDKSFHYRXQLQNHMLKHQNVRPFVCTECGMEFSQIHHLKQHSLTHKGVKEFKCEVCGREFTLQANMKRHMLIHTSVRPYQCHICFKTFVQKQTLKTHMIVHSPVKPFKCKVCGKSFNRMYNLLGHMHLHAGSKPFKCPYCSSKFNLKGNLSRHMKVKHGVMDIGWTAKVDPMMELTGTDPSELDSQQETEDFENAYTYAGVHSSTEASVLTEQAMKEMAYYNVL